The DNA region GCGGGGGATAAGCTTCGTAGTCAAAAGGGAAACAGCCCAGACCGACAGCTAAAGACCTTAAATATGGACTAAGTGGTAAAGGATGTGGAATTGCACAAACAGTTAGGATGTTGGCTTAGAGGCAGCCATCATTTAAAGAGTGCGTAATAGCTCACTAATCGAGCGATTCTGCGCCAATAATAATTGGGACTAAGTTCATTTCTGAAGCTTCGGATTTAAAATAGATTTATCTATTATTAAGTGGTAGAGGAGCATTCTATACTGGTAGAAGCCAGACCGTAAGGACTGGTGGACGGTATAGAAGTGATCATGTCGGAATGAGTAGCGATAAGAACAGTGAGAATCTGTTCCGCCGTAAAACCAAGGTTTCCTGGGGAAGGTTCGTCCGCCCAGGGTTAGTCGATCCCTAAGTCGAGGCCGAGAGGCGTAGACGATGGACAATCCGTTAATATTCGGATACTACCTTGAAAATGCTTGAACAATGGAGTGACGCAGTAGGCTAGGTGATCGTGCGATTGGAAGTGCACGTTTAAACTGGTAGGGGGGTGGCTTAGGCAAATCCGGGCCGCTATTAAACCCTGAGAGGTGATGTCGAGTTCCTTTATGGAGCGAAGTCACTGACGCCACACTGTCAAGAAAAACTTCTAGTTAGTTTTCAGGGTATTCGTACCGCAAACCGACACAGGTGGTTGAGGAGAGAATCCTAAGGCGCGCGAGAGAATCCTCGTTAAGGAACTCAGCATATTAGCCCCGTAACTTCGGGAGAAGGGGTGTCCCGGTTAGTAAGATCTTTTACAGATCAAGCTTCTCGGGATCTCAGTAAAGTGGCTCAGGCGACTGTTTACTAAAAACATAGGTCTATGCCAAGCCGTAAGGCGATGTATATAGACTGACACGTGACCAATGCCGAAAGGTTAAGGCAAGGGGTTAGCCGCAAGGCGAAGCTCTGAACCGAAGCCCCGGTGAATGTCGGCCGTAACTATAACGGTCCTAAGGTAGCGAAATTCCTTGTCGGGTAAGTTCCGACCTGCACGAATCGTGTAACGATTTGAGCGCTGTCTCAACGAGGAACTCGGCGAAATTGTAGTACCTGTGAAGATACAGGTTTCCCGCGATTAGACGGAAAGACCCCGTGAACCTTTACTGTATCCTGATATTGGATTTTGATTCGTTATGTGTAGGATAGGTGGGAGGCGTTGAAACCCTGGCGTTAGTTGGGGTGGAGCCGAAAGTGAAATACCACTCTTATCGTATTGAGTTTCTAACTTCGTGCTGTGAATCCAGGCGAAGAACAGTGTCAGGTGGGCAGTTTGACTGGGGCGGTCTCCTCCTAAAGAGTAACGGAGGAGTTCAAAGGCTTTCTCAGCACGGTCGGCAATCGTGCGTAGAGCGTAAAGGTATAAGAAAGCTTAACTGCGAGTCCTACAAGACGAGCAGGTGTGAAAGCAGGACTTAGTGATCCGGCGGTTTCTGAATGGAAAGGCCGTCGCTCATCGGACAAAAGGTACTCCGGGGATAACAGGCTGATCGCTCCCAAGAGTTCATATCGACGGAGCGGGTTGGCACCTCGATGTCGGCTCATCGCATCCTGGGGCTGGAGAAGGTCCCAAGGGTTTGGCTGTTCGCCAATTAAAGCGGTACGCGAGCTGGGTTTAGAACGTCGTGAGACAGTTCGGTCCCTATCTATCGTGGGCGTAGGATATTTGAGAAGAGCAGTCCCTACTACGAGAGGACCGGGATTGACAAACCAATGGTGTTCCTGTTGTCTTGCCAAAGGCATTGCAGGGTAGCTATGTTTGGAAAGGATAAGCGCTGAATGCATCTAAGTGCCAAGCCTCCTTCAAGACTAGATATCACTTGCGTAAGCAACTAAAGGCAATTCGAAGACTACGAATTTGATAGGCCAGGTGTGTAAGCACTGTAAAGTGTTAAGCTAACTGGTACTAATAAGCCGTGAGGCTTGGCCATAATTTTTTCATTGAAAGATTTTTGGTTAATCTTTAGAAAGTATGTAATCTTACAACTATTTAGTTAAAGTTATTTTGTTTGTTGTTTTTCGAAAAACGAAAATCGATCAACAATGAACGAAGATGATTTTCCCGGTGATTATAGTAGAGGGGACACACCCGTTTCCATTCCGAACACGACCGTTAAGCCCTCTTACGCCGATGGTACTAACCTGCGCGGTTGGGAGAGTAGGAAGTTGCCGGGTTAAATTTAAAAGACCCTGAGAGTGATCTCAGGGTCTTTTTTTTGGTCTTTTTAGGTTGATTTCAACCTAAAAGTAAATATTACTTATACAAACTGTACAAGTTTATCGGTTCATTCGTAAATAACTTGGAGTATTTTATATAAGAGTTTGCTGTGTAGGAATAAATAAAAAAGCATCGATTACCATTAAAAGCCTGATAAAATTGATTTGGAAAAAGAACTAATCAGGAGGCAACCGATGCGAAAGTATATTATCAAGAAAATACTAAATATTCCAAAATACAAAGTAACGGAAGTAATTCTTTTGAAGTGGGGAAAGATTCATGTACAGGTAGAACCGTATAAAAAGAAGAAAGCTTTTGGAACGTATACATGTGCAAAGATGAGGACGGGGATTAAAATAATTAATTCCCTCCTACTCTATTAATGATGAATAATATGTAGTAAAGTTTGATATATTCTAATCTGGGAATATTTAGTTCACTGTATAATGTGGGGCAAAAAAGAATGATGCCTGCTTCTAATTCTGTGGTTTCTCGTAATCATATATCCTAATCGCTCCGGTGGTTGTTGTAGTAACAGTATAGCAAGAATCTCCACTTTTATTTTTAATCCATATTGAACAACCATTCATGCTTCCGGATGAGCTTACGGTTATTTGGGTTATTGCACCGCTCGTTGTTATTTCGAGTTGTCCGGGGAGAGTATAATCACTTACATTTTGTATTGCATCTGATTTTACATCACCTGCCTCGGCTACTTCTTGATCTCTGCGTGCTATTGCATCTGTATCGCTAACAAATGGATTGTCTGGATCGGTATCGATATAGTCATAAGTTGATATTTTAGACTGAATGGGGTCGATTATGATGCTGAATTTTCTATTGTAATTTATTGCAAGTGATTTTGCGTTCTTAATATAGCTTGAGATTGACTCAGAGGAGCTTTTTAACAAAAGTTTTGTCTGAAAGTTCCGGTAAAATGGTGCGGTAATAAGGAATAAGACAGCAATGATCCCAATCACTGCTACAAGCTCAATGAGTGTCACTCCGCTATTTTTTTTCTTCATAAGTGTTCCTTCCAGTCTGTGGTCAGTGGTCTGGTGTCTCTGGTCTGAATTGTCTATTGCGCACTCGTAATATCGTCACTATCACCGGCAGTTGCATTTGGCCCGGATGACTCTATGCTTATCGTTTCAGTCTCGTTATCAGGATCAATAATAAGTACGTATATATATGGTTTTCCCCACGCGTCTACAACCTTATTATTTTCAATATCTTTAGTTTTGAAGGAAAGGTACGGCTTTTTTGTGAAGGGGCTCTCAGACTCTAGGGCGATTACAAGATTAGCGTTACTGCTTGCAGGATAGGTGCCCCATTCGGCATTATACAAGTCAGCAGCAGCAGTAAGTCTCGCGATATCACTTTTTGCTTTTGCCGTTTTACTTTTTGAATACATTGAATGCATTACGGGGATAGTGATACCTGCAATGAGTGCTATAATAAATAACACTGCGAGAATTTCTACAAGAGTGAATCCATTTTTTGATCTAGAAATCATAGAGGACTACCAGTTATACACATCGTCAGTGCCACCCTGATTATTGGTGCCATTAGGTCCAAAAGAATGAATATAAAAATCACGATTAGGGATATTAGTGGGATCGGGATTAGTGAGTGTATAAATATATGCATTACTCCAAGGGTCATCGAATCGAACGCCTGTAAGATTTTTTTGTTTAAACTCCATGTAGGGCCCATACGTTACGTCAGTTGCTGCTGGAGTCAAATTTATACTTCCGTCAGCATTTTTACCTATTGGTTCACCAAGATAGTCTGCTAAATCGTTTGGATTTGTGGCCGTTGGATATAATCCAAAATCCGCCTCAAGCATTTTAAGGGCTACACACAATGATTCAATATCAGCCTGCGCACGTGCAGATTTTGCTTTTTTTCTAACAACCCCCACTGAAGGAATAAGTATTCCCGCTAAGATAATCACTATCGCGATTACTGCAAGGAGTTCAAGTAATGTGAATCCGTTATTTCTTTTCATATATACATAATATCAATAAATAAATAAAAAAGATATAAAATTATGATGATAATTGTAATGGGGGGAGGTGATCGGTTTGGAGTCTTTGGTCTGGGGCTCTGCCTGTTGTCTCTTGTCTGTTTTTTAGGAGTTCTTAGTAGCGTCAACAAGTATACCGAAGAGTATGCCCCGGTCACTTACCGTAACTTTATCTATAGAAAAGTAATTCATGAGAGCATCTAATATGTACAAACCCGGCACAATAATATCAGCACGTTTAGAGGAAAGACCGATCACTTTTTTTCGTTCGCTGAGTTTCATGAACATAAGAGCATCTGTGATGTTGGTGATAGTGTTTCGTGTAATCTTTAAGCCATGAACTGAATCATGATCATATTGTTCTAACATGAGTTTAATAGCTGCAAGTGTTGTTATTGTTCCACCAGCACAAATAATATGTCGGGGCGGTACTTTTTGTAAGTCAGAAGGTATATTTGTCGCGATATAGTTCTT from Candidatus Ancaeobacter aquaticus includes:
- a CDS encoding type II secretion system protein GspG, with the translated sequence MISRSKNGFTLVEILAVLFIIALIAGITIPVMHSMYSKSKTAKAKSDIARLTAAADLYNAEWGTYPASSNANLVIALESESPFTKKPYLSFKTKDIENNKVVDAWGKPYIYVLIIDPDNETETISIESSGPNATAGDSDDITSAQ
- a CDS encoding type II secretion system protein GspG, which encodes MKRNNGFTLLELLAVIAIVIILAGILIPSVGVVRKKAKSARAQADIESLCVALKMLEADFGLYPTATNPNDLADYLGEPIGKNADGSINLTPAATDVTYGPYMEFKQKNLTGVRFDDPWSNAYIYTLTNPDPTNIPNRDFYIHSFGPNGTNNQGGTDDVYNW
- a CDS encoding prepilin-type N-terminal cleavage/methylation domain-containing protein; this translates as MKKKNSGVTLIELVAVIGIIAVLFLITAPFYRNFQTKLLLKSSSESISSYIKNAKSLAINYNRKFSIIIDPIQSKISTYDYIDTDPDNPFVSDTDAIARRDQEVAEAGDVKSDAIQNVSDYTLPGQLEITTSGAITQITVSSSGSMNGCSIWIKNKSGDSCYTVTTTTTGAIRIYDYEKPQN